In Desulfomonile tiedjei DSM 6799, a genomic segment contains:
- a CDS encoding NUDIX hydrolase, whose product MSSVSEEILIQREYPAAPLVGVGALIMDNGNILLARRGNPPAKGEWSVPGGLVHVGESLFDAVIREAVEETGLIVQPRYLVELIERIFRDEDGRVRYHYVIADYACTVLGGEPVAGSDADEIAWSNELALEEFHLPSITREVVQKALRMEAERLGRKTE is encoded by the coding sequence GTGTCTTCTGTCTCCGAAGAAATATTGATACAAAGGGAATACCCTGCTGCCCCCCTTGTAGGAGTTGGGGCGCTCATCATGGATAACGGGAATATCTTGCTGGCTCGTCGCGGGAATCCCCCGGCAAAGGGTGAGTGGAGTGTCCCCGGCGGATTGGTGCATGTTGGTGAAAGTCTCTTCGATGCGGTCATACGAGAAGCAGTTGAGGAGACTGGACTCATCGTACAACCTCGGTACCTGGTTGAACTGATCGAGCGCATTTTCCGCGACGAAGACGGCCGGGTGCGGTATCATTATGTTATTGCCGATTACGCATGTACAGTTTTGGGCGGCGAGCCTGTAGCAGGATCGGATGCGGACGAAATCGCGTGGAGTAATGAATTGGCGCTGGAAGAATTCCATCTTCCCTCCATTACGAGAGAGGTGGTACAAAAGGCACTGCGCATGGAAGCAGAACGTCTTGGGCGAAAAACCGAATGA